The sequence TCCCGAACGCACCGAGCGCGAGGCCTTCGATCATGATCTGCATGCCGAGGAACTTCAGGTCCCAGCGGCCGTCCGTCATGAGCGCATCGATGATGGTGTAGAGGTTGTCGTTGATGGGGTAGAGCTTGCCGAGCTTCTCGTCGAGGTAGCGATGGAACACCTCGACGTGTCGGCCCTCGTCGACCACCTGGGTCGAGCCGTAGAGCTTGCCGTCGAGCCACTCGACCGCCTCGGTGACCTGGCAGGCAGCGAACAGCGCGCCCTGCTCGCCGTGTAGGAACTGCGACAGGATCCACGACGTGAGCGCCCAACGATGGGTCTGCTGCGTGTGCTTGGGCAGCGTGCGGTACTCGGGCACATCCGTGAGCGGCAACCACGCGTCGGGGATGAGCTCGTAGCGCTCGTCGTGCGGATCGACCTGGATGCTCCAGTCGAGATCGGTGTCGCCGTTCCACTGCGAGCGCTTGGCGGCGTCGTAGAGCTTGGCGAGATCGGCCCGGTTGCGCTCGTAGTCCCACACGAACTGGGCGTCGTTGCGGGTCGCCAGCGTCGTGCGGGGCCCCTGCTTGCCGCGCTCGAGCAAGAAGCCGCGCACGGCCGGACCCACGAGATCGAGGAACACCTTGGGGTTGCGCGAGCGCCCCACCGCGGACAGGGCCGACACGTCACGGACGTTGGACTCGGTGCTCATCGGTACTCCTCCTCCAGCAGCAACAGCTCGGCGAGCTTCTGCGCGTGATCTTCTGCGCCCCACAACGGCACGCGCAGCGGGCCGGCCGCGGCGCGGACGAGCCCATCGGTCGCGATCTGCAGGATCGCCGCACGCAGCGGCACGTCACCCCGCACGACCCCGCGGCCCTGCATGCGGATGAACCGCTCGACGAGATCGACCAGCGGTGCGACCTGGTTCATCAGGATGTCGGCGCCCGGCCCGGTGCCCGCGACCAGCTCGCGCAGCACGATGCGTGCGACCTCGGGCTCCGACTCGACGAACGCGAGGTAGCTCTGCATGGTCGCGCGCAGCCGGTCGACGAACGGCCCGGTCGCGGTGACCTGGGCCGCCAGCGCGCGCGCGAGGCCATCGAAGCAGCGCGCCACGGTCGCGGCGTACAGCGCCTCCTTCGAGTCGAAGTGGTAGAGCAGCGACGGACGCGTGATGCCAGCGGTCGCGGCGATGTCGGCGAGCTTGGCTTGCGCGAAGCCGGCGGCGGCGAACTCGATCCGTGCGGCGTCGAGGATTCGCTCCGGCGTCGCGGTCGAGATCGCCGAGAGCGGAGGACGTCCCACGCCCAAGAGGCTAATCGACCTGCGGGTAGATTCGCAAGTTCAGCGGGCGGACGATCGCACCGACCGCCTCGAAACCCCACCCGCGGCGGCTAGTACCTCGACACAGGGATTGTGATGGGTCAGAACGCCGTCATGGCCGCGACTCCGCAAGGCGCCGTGCCGCCGGAATACCGGGCGTATTTCAAGGTGCGGCAACGCAGCGAGGCGCGGTCAGGGCGGTGTTATGGCCCGTCACAATCCCTGTGTCGAGGTACTAGACTGCGAATGGACCCGACGCGGCGACCGCCACGGTCGCCGCGGGCCTCCCCCGACGATGGCACCGCGCACGCGCTCGCTCCGCTCCGGCCTGCGGTCGCTCCTGACGCTGGGCGGGACCCCGCGGGGCGTGGCGGGCGGCTTCGTGTTGGGGCTGTCGCTGTCGCTGCTGCCGGTCCCGTTCGCGGGCATGTTCGTCGCGCTCGCGTTGGCGCCGCTGCTGCGCTGCAACCTCCCGGCGACCTACGTCGGCACCGCGGTCGTCAACCCGCTGACCGGCGCGTTCTTCTACGCGAGCGAGCTGTGGATCGGCTTGGCGCTCCTGGGCCGACCCGCGCCGAGCTTCGCGAGCCTGCGCGCGCTCGATGCCGCGGGCTTCTTCGCGCTGCTGCAGTCGATGCTGCTGCCATTCGCGATCGGTGCCGCGGTGCTGGTCGCGGTCACGCTTGCGCTCGGCTATCCGCTGGTCCACCTCGCGGTCCGCCGCTGGCGTCACCCCGGCGCCCCAACGCACGAAGGCGTCGAACCGCAGCGCGGCGCGACGCCTTCGGCTGGGCCGGCGTCGGAGGCTCCGACGCCGAGCACCACCTCGCCGCACTAGCGGCGGTTGCGACGACGGGCGAACGCGAGGCCGAACAGGCCCAGCGCGAACGCACCTCCGCCGGCACCGGGCTCGGTGGTGCAGCTGCAGCCGCCGTCGCTGTCGTCGGTCTGACCGCTGTCGGCCGAGCCGCCGCCCGAGCCCTCGCTGCTGCTATCGCCGTTGCTGTCGCTGGCGTTGGTGTCGCTGGCGCTGGCGCTGGCGCTGCCGCCACCCGAGGTATCCGCGCCACCGGTGCCGCCATCGCCCTCGATGGTCACGTGCACGACGATGGGCTCGATGGTGTTGCCCGAGAGGTCCGAGGCCTCGAACGTCACGGTGTAGTCGCCGCCCGGCAGCGCGCCCGCGAACTCGGGGCCGGTGCTGAAGCCCGCCGACGAGTCGTAGTAGGGCGCCGCGCCGCCCGAGTACTCGACTGCGCACACGCCGTTGGTGCCCTTGCAGGTGCGGCCGTTCTCGTCGGCGCCCGGCAGCCCTGCGAGCGCGGGCGACTCGATGGTCCAGCGCGCGAACACGAGGTTGCTGTCGTCCGAGACCATCGCCTGGAAGTCGATGCCACTGCCGGCCGGGAGCACGTCACCGTCGTTCGCGATCGTCATCATGTCGACGGTCGGCGGCGTGGTGTCCTCGACGAACGGTCCCGCGCCGTACACACCGAGCAGCTCCTGGTGCGGGTTGATCTGCCCGTCCTGCATGTCGCAGTACGACTCGTGGACGTAGCCGCACACCAGGTTGTTGGTCATGGTGTTGTCTTCACCATCGATGCTCTCGACCTGGTTGACGCAGGTGTCGACGAACGTGGTGGACGGCATGGTCCAGTCGGGCCCGCCGGTGTCCGACGCGGGGCGGTAGTACATCACGTCGGTCGGATCGTCGGTGTTCTCGAGGCCCGAGATGTAGCCGAAGGCGATCAGCGCCGACTGCACGCGGTCGGGCATGTCGCAGTTCATGGTGCCGCCGCTGATCGACGCGATCTCGTGGCGGGGCTTGGCGTCGCAGCCGATCGGCGCGCCGGTGCACGTGTAGCTGGTGCCCGTCTTCGAGACGGTGTCGTTGACCAGCAGCATCAGGTACGGCACGTACTCGGGCGGACGCGTGGTCGTGACGCGGACGTTGTACGGCGCCAACGCGGTCGTGAGGCCGTCGACGATGTCCGCGACGTCGGCACCCGGGGTGCTCGGACCCGCCTCTTCGAGGCCAGCGATGCAGCCGAGGCCGGAGTTGCTCTGACCGCCCGTCGACACCGGGCACATGGTGGCCGGCACGAGGTCGACCGGCTCGGTCGGCACGAAGAGCACCGCCGGCGCCGCGTCGTAATCGTACGCACCGAGGGGCTCGGGACGGCTCTGCAGCTCGTCGGCGTTGGCGGTCGCAGCGATCGCGAAGGAGGAAGTGGCGAAAAGAGTGGCAATGGTGCGCTTCATGGCAAACTCCGAGCGGGACGCTGCCGCGTCGCAGCCCTCGCTGTCAACCGTCCAGGTGGCGACCACGTGTCCGAGCGCCGTCGCCCTTGCCGATCGATCGTCCGATGATCGAGGCGCCCACGGCGACCCGTGCGTTCCCTCTCGGCACGCACGAACTCGCCACGGTACGAGCGTGCGCGTGTGCTCAGGCGGCGTGCAACACCGGCACGTCGAGCGACGGGCCCCGTGCGATGTCCAGCGCCGCGAAGCCGCGGAACAGCTCGCCATCGATCACCGGATCGAGCGTGCTGCCGCCCTTGGCCCGAACCTGCATCGACTGCGCGGTGCCGTCGAACACCTGGCGACCCCAGA is a genomic window of Deltaproteobacteria bacterium containing:
- a CDS encoding ferritin-like domain-containing protein; its protein translation is MSTESNVRDVSALSAVGRSRNPKVFLDLVGPAVRGFLLERGKQGPRTTLATRNDAQFVWDYERNRADLAKLYDAAKRSQWNGDTDLDWSIQVDPHDERYELIPDAWLPLTDVPEYRTLPKHTQQTHRWALTSWILSQFLHGEQGALFAACQVTEAVEWLDGKLYGSTQVVDEGRHVEVFHRYLDEKLGKLYPINDNLYTIIDALMTDGRWDLKFLGMQIMIEGLALGAFGTLRQGTREPLLRELLKYVITDEARHVTFGVIALRDYYGRIAERERREREDWAYEITVLLRNRFLGHEFYDEYYAHVMPRRRWDKLVLGSTFMQRFRDTMFRRLIPNLRRIGLLGDRVRRHYERLGLLAFEHLPAAPDLTAAEMFGDDGNPVGAV
- a CDS encoding TetR/AcrR family transcriptional regulator; the encoded protein is MGRPPLSAISTATPERILDAARIEFAAAGFAQAKLADIAATAGITRPSLLYHFDSKEALYAATVARCFDGLARALAAQVTATGPFVDRLRATMQSYLAFVESEPEVARIVLRELVAGTGPGADILMNQVAPLVDLVERFIRMQGRGVVRGDVPLRAAILQIATDGLVRAAAGPLRVPLWGAEDHAQKLAELLLLEEEYR
- a CDS encoding DUF2062 domain-containing protein, with translation MAPRTRSLRSGLRSLLTLGGTPRGVAGGFVLGLSLSLLPVPFAGMFVALALAPLLRCNLPATYVGTAVVNPLTGAFFYASELWIGLALLGRPAPSFASLRALDAAGFFALLQSMLLPFAIGAAVLVAVTLALGYPLVHLAVRRWRHPGAPTHEGVEPQRGATPSAGPASEAPTPSTTSPH
- a CDS encoding MYXO-CTERM sorting domain-containing protein, producing the protein MKRTIATLFATSSFAIAATANADELQSRPEPLGAYDYDAAPAVLFVPTEPVDLVPATMCPVSTGGQSNSGLGCIAGLEEAGPSTPGADVADIVDGLTTALAPYNVRVTTTRPPEYVPYLMLLVNDTVSKTGTSYTCTGAPIGCDAKPRHEIASISGGTMNCDMPDRVQSALIAFGYISGLENTDDPTDVMYYRPASDTGGPDWTMPSTTFVDTCVNQVESIDGEDNTMTNNLVCGYVHESYCDMQDGQINPHQELLGVYGAGPFVEDTTPPTVDMMTIANDGDVLPAGSGIDFQAMVSDDSNLVFARWTIESPALAGLPGADENGRTCKGTNGVCAVEYSGGAAPYYDSSAGFSTGPEFAGALPGGDYTVTFEASDLSGNTIEPIVVHVTIEGDGGTGGADTSGGGSASASASDTNASDSNGDSSSEGSGGGSADSGQTDDSDGGCSCTTEPGAGGGAFALGLFGLAFARRRNRR